A genomic window from Sebastes fasciatus isolate fSebFas1 chromosome 7, fSebFas1.pri, whole genome shotgun sequence includes:
- the cep164 gene encoding uncharacterized protein cep164 isoform X2, whose protein sequence is MTAAALIGDQLILEEDYDESYTPSEQEIQEYAREIGIDPDGEPELLWLAREGIVAPLPPEWKPCQDVTGDIYYFNFSSGQSTWDHPCDEHYRGLVAQERERAQLTAAVAGGTGAKKDKDKKKKKEKKEKKEKKKKEPLKTPGALSSSLGPLPSPLGSLAPLRGLDVPGPLPGSAPPLRRSLGSSGGLEPLKKSLGAPRSSGTSSVLGGRQEERVSLALPGFDDDDDDDKISDNESSPRGSDRLLKNLHLDLDALGGGLQYEDSEASGGAPAEERTEPELQDLALSGDHSPEPPSQQDSVRGRHLRLTSLAGRRNHVSKEGARPEQELNEVVEEEQEEDVQREKGEDEGGGEAEEGGTEEKGEVGNELEDGEAQDEEADERKSKEEMEEEQGGSKKSIGSNKEEEELESDEVEEECCEGGDEDIDEENCVKTKDKEENVESDEAVESLTEEKEEVQEEDVQREKGEDEGGGEAEEGGTEEKREVGNELEDGEAQDEEADERKSKEEMEEEQGGSKKSIESKKEEEELESDEVEEECCEGVDEDIGEENCVKTKDKEENVESDEAVESLTEEKEEMQAEEEKQKFEEGSEEVVEKCFKSDRGGGSEKGDKERDELEGSVDDEEGRDESEEEEQEVNSEREQEKEKEEEEEEEEEEEEEENDDALERCSLSQRKLSESDEEVLERLEGDDESDTSKPQTASEDEEEVVEVFETGTSRDQPAKQSKETMPSDLKTLDQKRKTGKMENVTKKSPLPAEESEASENIEEASSSIDVKLSEKVLDINDLSAAVSPLERDGKEETKEEEENGGEAKTKKAEAAKRHLQAAGKDKPPAPKVDRLVLHQSSPSPSLSSPSHSEQGVGLRLKTENLGTSPGLQRPETSRGRLVRTSNTQHEDAELPLQNHESPLEEEPSWRIQKGRKKEEEEEEERKRAEREERSLRERKEVREERKTDRDVEDEREDMMKEKEKRMRLLQEELRREEEEEERKLKEESEERLRALQQRLLSKRREEEARLNEESDRTLEELRESAHGKRERQQHQLREESEVMLKELRITLEEERAAERDRLEAQKRKDTERLRAESEEELQAERRRIQGEREEKLNSLKHEVKIPERRRELMSPRPEQQLSEYHRELADVLKEVRDEVQRDHERKLEQLREDHRREINSIREKYLDEETGQRARLLSSLQDDREHLQASHAIELEKLRLQLNTQIQKTQLTHSRKESELEDLADQMELRAKELKSQEAMLHTKAADLKRRRKKLGEEEEEVDRQIEALPRLIQERDQLTEELERMREEKHQARELLQRAREERSEAKEGEERLRLERHRDREESRRTNEDKERLESKVALLQDRCDRLTRTVSELEQSEGVSASPRPEPKHDKKKAEKAEATAPPGDIRDSSLHVEDLDEPPCSPVPDSHSSMDEFRRYISSHGASIQKTKQFLERESGRLMERQAALRAAQSSSSQDPNQGGGVTEEMIRNLQQARNVVELQRTVQRGNTLLRRKEEQLQQLESSIAEEPPFEDLSRLAGERKVTFDVTESDLSSTVDPPDGTGGNLTVPDKVQELAESLQHISRQLNTVLSALGSLAQRQSPTPYTAFPLPLSQPHSTPTATFTSAPHPPMRLSEPSWHWVPQSTSAAAPLFSTPISSGLRASDDLINSRWSQIFPRAAMDPIASSPMGTTSAYPSYTPASEHGRSLQYMQKSVEVDGQRLQGLIDVNKRWLEMRKKDTSIPLFTRYQAPPTKSSLVQLGLDDNNQIRVYHY, encoded by the exons ATGACTGCAGCTGCTCTCATAGGAGACCAGCTGATCCTTGAAGAGGACTATGATGAGAGCTATACACCCTCTGAACAAG aGATCCAAGAGTACGCAAGAGAGATTGGCATTGATCCCGACGGTGAGCCGGAGCTCCTGTGGCTGGCCAGGGAAGGCATCGTTGCCCCTCTGCCTCCCGAGTGGAAACCTTG CCAGGATGTGACGGGGGACATCTACTATTTCAACTTCTCCTCGGGCCAGTCCACCTGGGATCACCCCTGCGACGAGCACTACCGGGGCCTGGTGGCCCAGGAGCGTGAGCGCGCCCAGCTCACGGCCGCCGTCGCAGGAGGCACGGGGGCGAAGAAGGAcaaggacaagaagaagaagaaagaaaagaaggagaagaaagagaaaaagaagaaggagcCACTCAAGACTCCTGGA GCACTGAGTTCATCCCTGGGACCGCTACCATCCCCGCTGGGCAGCCTGGCTCctctgagaggtctggatgtcCCCGGTCCACTGCCTGGTTCTGCCCCTCCTCTCCGGCGGTCCCTCGGCAGCTCCGGAGGACTGGAGCCCCTAAAGAAATCCCTTGGG GCCCCTCGGAGCAGTGGAACATCGAGTGTTCTGGGCGGCAGGCAGGAGGAGAGGGTGTCTCTCGCTCTGCCTGgctttgatgatgatgacgatgatgataaAATCTCAGATAATGAG TCAAGTCCTCGTGGTTCAGACCGGTTATTGAAGAACCTTCATCTCGACCTGGATGCCCTTGGAGGAGGCCTACAGTATGAG gACAGTGAAGCCAGTGGTGGAGCTCCAGCTGAGGAGAGAACAGAGCCAGAGTTGCAGGACTTGGCTCTATCTGGAGACCACAGCCCCGAACCTCCATCccaacag GACTCTGTGAGGGGCCGCCACCTCCGCCTGACCTCACTTGCGGGCCGCAGAAACCATGTCAGTAAGGAGGGGGCACGTCCTGAACAAGAGTTAAatgaggtggtggaggaggagcaggaggaggatgttcagagagagaagggagaggatgaaggaggaggggaagcagaggagggagggacggaggagaaaggagaggtaGGAAATGAGCTGGAAGATGGAGAGGCACAGGACGAGGAAGCAGATGAGAGAAAAAGCaaagaagagatggaggaggagcagggaggaaGTAAAAAGTCTATAGGAAGCaataaagaagaggaggaattaGAGAGTGATGAGGTAGAAGAGGAATGCTGCGAAGGCGGTGATGAAGACATAGATGAGGAAAATTGCGTTAAGACCAAAGACAAAGAAGAGAACGTAGAGAGTGACGAGGCAGTGGAGAGTTTAacggaggagaaggaagaggtgcaggaggaggatgttcagagagagaagggagaggatgaaggaggaggggaagcagaggagggagggacggaggagaaaagagaggtAGGAAATGAGCTGGAAGATGGAGAGGCACAGGACGAGGAAGCAGATGAGAGAAAAAGCaaagaagagatggaggaggagcagggaggaaGTAAAAAGTCTATAGAGAgcaagaaagaagaggaggaattaGAGAGCGATGAGGTAGAGGAGGAATGCTGTGAAGGCGTTGATGAAGACATAGGTGAGGAAAATTGCGTTAAGACCAAAGACAAAGAAGAGAACGTGGAGAGTGACGAGGCAGTGGAGAGTTTaacggaggagaaggaggagatgcAAGcggaagaagaaaaacagaaatttgAGGAAGGTAGCGAGGAAGTTGTGGAGAAATGCTTCAAAAGTGATCGAGGTGGAGGGAGTGAGAAAGGTGACAAAGAGAGGGATGAGCTTGAGGGAAGCGTAGATGACGAAGAAGGGCGGGATGAgagcgaggaagaggagcaggaggtaAATAGCGAAAGAGAGcaagagaaggaaaaagaggaggaggaggaagaggaggaggaggaggaagaggaggagaacgaTGACGCTTTGGAAAGATGCTCCCTGAGTCAGAGGAAGCTGTCAGAGAGTGACGAGGAGGTGTTAGAGAGACTGGAAGGAGACGACGAATCAGATACCTCAAAGCCCCAAACTGCAtcggaggatgaggaggaagtcGTGGAGGTCTTTGAGACTGGAACGTCTCGGGACCAAccagcaaagcaaagcaaggaGACGATGCCGAGTGACCTTAAAACGCTTGACCAAAAGAGAAAAACTGGCAAGATGGAGAATGTGACAAAAAAATCCCCCCTTCCTGCAGAG GAGTCTGAGGCCAGTGAGAACATTGAGGAGGCTTCATCCTCCATAGATGTCAAG CTGTCGGAGAAGGTTCTGGACATCAACGACCTGTCCGCCGCCGTCAGTCCACTGGAGAGAGACGGcaaagaggaaacaaaagaggaagaggagaatggAGGGGAGGCAAAGACAAAGAAGGCAGAGGCTGCCAAgag GCATTTGCAGGCTGCTGGCAAAGACAAACCTCCAGCTCCGAAAGTTGACCGACTCGTCCTCCATCAGTCCAGCCCTTCGCCCTCCCTCTCCAGCCCGTCCCACTCAGAGCAAGGTGTCGGGCTCCGTCTAAAAACTGAAAACCTCGGCACGTCTCCGGGGCTACAAAGGCCTGAGACCTCCAGAGGTCGGCTGGTCCGCACCTCCAACACTCAACACGAAGACGCTGAACTCCCCTTACAAAACCATGAGAGCCCACTGGAAGAAGAGCCAAGCTGGAGAATCCAGAaagggaggaagaaagaggaggaggaggaggaggagaggaagagggcagaacgagaggagaggagtctgagagagaggaaggaggtgagGGAGGAAAGGAAGACTGATCGAGATGTGGAGGACGAGAGGGAGGATatgatgaaggagaaggagaagagaatGCGTCTCCtccaggaggagctgaggagagaggaggaggaggaggagaggaagctgAAGGAGGAGAGCGAGGAAAGACTGAG GGCTCTGCAGCAGCGTCTCCTGTccaagaggagagaggaggaggccaGGCTGAATGAGGAGTCAGATAGGACGCTGGAGGAGCTCAGAGAGTCTGCCCACGggaagagggagaggcagcAACACCAACTCAG GGAGGAGAGCGAGGTCATGTTGAAGGAGTTACGCATCACTCTAGAGGAAGAGCGAGCAGCGGAGCGCGACAGACTGGAGGCCCAGAAGAGGAAGGACACCGAGCGTCTGAGGGCGGAGTCggaagaggagctgcaggcggagaggaggagaatccagggagagagggaggagaagctGAACTCTCTGAAACACGAG GTCAAAAtcccagagaggaggagggagctcATGAGTCCACGTCCTGAACAGCAGCTGTCGGAGTACCACCGAGAG CTGGCTGATGTTCTTAAGGAAGTGCGGGATGAAGTGCAGCGTGATCACGAGAGGAAGCTGGAGCAGCTGAGAGAGGACCACAGGAGAGAGATAAACAGCATCAGAGAGAAATACCTGGACGAG GAGACTGGTCAGAGGGCGCGCTTGCTTTCTAGTCTGCAGGACGACAGAGAGCATCTTCAGGCCTCGCACGCCATCGAACTGGAGAAACTCCGCTTGCAGCTcaacacacagatacaaaagACACAGCTGACGCACTCACGCAAG GAGTCAGAACTGGAGGATCTGGCAGATCAGATGGAGCTGAGAGCCAAAGAGCTGAAGAGCCAGGAGGCCATGCTGCACACCAAG GCAGCAGatctgaagaggaggaggaagaagcttggggaggaagaggaggaagtggacagacagatagag GCCTTACCCCGGCTGATCCAGGAGAGAGACCAGCTGacggaggagctggagaggatgagagaggagaaacaTCAAGCCAGAGAACTCCTCCAGAGagcgagggaggagaggagtgaggccaaggagggggaggagaggctGAGGttggagagacacagagacagggaAGAGAGCAGGAGGACTAATGAGGACAAGGAGCGACTGGAGAGTAAGGTGGCGCTGCTGCAGGACAGATGCGATCGTCTAACTCGAACAGTCAG TGAGCTGGAGCAAAGTGAAGGAGTGAGCGCCTCCCCCAGACCAGAACCGAAACATGACAAAAAGAAGGCAGAGAAAGCAGAGGCGACGGCGCCCCCCGGTGACATTAGAGACTCATCGCTACATGTAGAAGACCTGGACGAGCCGCCATGCTCCCCTGTACCTGACAGCCACAGCAGCATGGACGA ATTCCGACGCTACATCTCTTCGCATGGCGCATCCATCCAAAAAACCAAACAATTCTTGGAGAGGGAGAGCGGCCGGCTGATGGAGAGACAGGCAGCTCTGCGGGCGGCCCAGAGCAGCTCCTCCCAGGACCCCAACCAGGGTGGAGGGGTGACTGAGGAGATGATAAGAAACCTCCAGCAG GCCAGAAACGTGGTGGAGCTGCAGCGGACGgttcagagaggaaacactcTCCTGCGGAGGAAAGAGGAGCAACTCCAGCAGCTAGAGAGCTCCATAGCTGAAGAG CCGCCGTTTGAGGATCTGTCTCGGCTGGCAGGAGAGAGGAAGGTGACCTTTGATGTGACTGAATCTGACCTCAGCAGCACTGTGGACCCACCAGATGGGACAG GAGGTAATCTCACTGTCCCGGACAAAGTCCAGGAGTTAGCAGAGTCCCTGCAGCATATCTCAAGGCAGCTCAACACTGTCCTGAGTGCGTTGGGTTCACTGGCCCAGAGGCAGAGCCCCACACCCTACACAGCCTTCCCTCTGCCTCTGTCTCAACCACACTCCACCCCAACCGCCACCTTCACCTCTGCTCCGCATCCCCCAATGAGGCTCTCAGAGCCGTCCTGGCACTGGGTGCCCCAAAGCACCTCCGCAGCCGCCCCTCTCTTCAGTACCCCCATCAGCAGCGGGCTGAGGGCTTCCGACGATCTCATCAACAGCCGATGGAGCCAGATATTCCCCA GAGCAGCTATGGACCCGATCGCCTCCAGCCCCATGGGGACGACCTCCGCATACCCATCATATACTCCTGCTAG TGAACATGGTCGTAGCCTGCAGTACATGCAGAAGTCGGTGGAGGTTGATGGCCAGAGGCTGCAGGGGCTGATTGACGTCAACAAGAGGTGGCTGGAAATGCGCAAGAAAGACACCAGCAT ACCTCTGTTCACTCGCTATCAAGCTCCTCCAACCAAGAGCAGCCTGGTCCAGCTGGGCCTGGACGATAACAACCAGATCAGAGTCTATCATTACTGA
- the cep164 gene encoding uncharacterized protein cep164 isoform X1: MTAAALIGDQLILEEDYDESYTPSEQEIQEYAREIGIDPDGEPELLWLAREGIVAPLPPEWKPCQDVTGDIYYFNFSSGQSTWDHPCDEHYRGLVAQERERAQLTAAVAGGTGAKKDKDKKKKKEKKEKKEKKKKEPLKTPGALSSSLGPLPSPLGSLAPLRGLDVPGPLPGSAPPLRRSLGSSGGLEPLKKSLGAPRSSGTSSVLGGRQEERVSLALPGFDDDDDDDKISDNESSPRGSDRLLKNLHLDLDALGGGLQYEDSEASGGAPAEERTEPELQDLALSGDHSPEPPSQQDSVRGRHLRLTSLAGRRNHVSKEGARPEQELNEVVEEEQEEDVQREKGEDEGGGEAEEGGTEEKGEVGNELEDGEAQDEEADERKSKEEMEEEQGGSKKSIGSNKEEEELESDEVEEECCEGGDEDIDEENCVKTKDKEENVESDEAVESLTEEKEEVQEEDVQREKGEDEGGGEAEEGGTEEKREVGNELEDGEAQDEEADERKSKEEMEEEQGGSKKSIESKKEEEELESDEVEEECCEGVDEDIGEENCVKTKDKEENVESDEAVESLTEEKEEMQAEEEKQKFEEGSEEVVEKCFKSDRGGGSEKGDKERDELEGSVDDEEGRDESEEEEQEVNSEREQEKEKEEEEEEEEEEEEEENDDALERCSLSQRKLSESDEEVLERLEGDDESDTSKPQTASEDEEEVVEVFETGTSRDQPAKQSKETMPSDLKTLDQKRKTGKMENVTKKSPLPAEESEASENIEEASSSIDVKLSEKVLDINDLSAAVSPLERDGKEETKEEEENGGEAKTKKAEAAKRHLQAAGKDKPPAPKVDRLVLHQSSPSPSLSSPSHSEQGVGLRLKTENLGTSPGLQRPETSRGRLVRTSNTQHEDAELPLQNHESPLEEEPSWRIQKGRKKEEEEEEERKRAEREERSLRERKEVREERKTDRDVEDEREDMMKEKEKRMRLLQEELRREEEEEERKLKEESEERLRALQQRLLSKRREEEARLNEESDRTLEELRESAHGKRERQQHQLREESEVMLKELRITLEEERAAERDRLEAQKRKDTERLRAESEEELQAERRRIQGEREEKLNSLKHEVKIPERRRELMSPRPEQQLSEYHRELADVLKEVRDEVQRDHERKLEQLREDHRREINSIREKYLDEETGQRARLLSSLQDDREHLQASHAIELEKLRLQLNTQIQKTQLTHSRKESELEDLADQMELRAKELKSQEAMLHTKAADLKRRRKKLGEEEEEVDRQIEALPRLIQERDQLTEELERMREEKHQARELLQRAREERSEAKEGEERLRLERHRDREESRRTNEDKERLESKVALLQDRCDRLTRTVSELEQSEGVSASPRPEPKHDKKKAEKAEATAPPGDIRDSSLHVEDLDEPPCSPVPDSHSSMDEFRRYISSHGASIQKTKQFLERESGRLMERQAALRAAQSSSSQDPNQGGGVTEEMIRNLQQEARNVVELQRTVQRGNTLLRRKEEQLQQLESSIAEEPPFEDLSRLAGERKVTFDVTESDLSSTVDPPDGTGGNLTVPDKVQELAESLQHISRQLNTVLSALGSLAQRQSPTPYTAFPLPLSQPHSTPTATFTSAPHPPMRLSEPSWHWVPQSTSAAAPLFSTPISSGLRASDDLINSRWSQIFPRAAMDPIASSPMGTTSAYPSYTPASEHGRSLQYMQKSVEVDGQRLQGLIDVNKRWLEMRKKDTSIPLFTRYQAPPTKSSLVQLGLDDNNQIRVYHY, encoded by the exons ATGACTGCAGCTGCTCTCATAGGAGACCAGCTGATCCTTGAAGAGGACTATGATGAGAGCTATACACCCTCTGAACAAG aGATCCAAGAGTACGCAAGAGAGATTGGCATTGATCCCGACGGTGAGCCGGAGCTCCTGTGGCTGGCCAGGGAAGGCATCGTTGCCCCTCTGCCTCCCGAGTGGAAACCTTG CCAGGATGTGACGGGGGACATCTACTATTTCAACTTCTCCTCGGGCCAGTCCACCTGGGATCACCCCTGCGACGAGCACTACCGGGGCCTGGTGGCCCAGGAGCGTGAGCGCGCCCAGCTCACGGCCGCCGTCGCAGGAGGCACGGGGGCGAAGAAGGAcaaggacaagaagaagaagaaagaaaagaaggagaagaaagagaaaaagaagaaggagcCACTCAAGACTCCTGGA GCACTGAGTTCATCCCTGGGACCGCTACCATCCCCGCTGGGCAGCCTGGCTCctctgagaggtctggatgtcCCCGGTCCACTGCCTGGTTCTGCCCCTCCTCTCCGGCGGTCCCTCGGCAGCTCCGGAGGACTGGAGCCCCTAAAGAAATCCCTTGGG GCCCCTCGGAGCAGTGGAACATCGAGTGTTCTGGGCGGCAGGCAGGAGGAGAGGGTGTCTCTCGCTCTGCCTGgctttgatgatgatgacgatgatgataaAATCTCAGATAATGAG TCAAGTCCTCGTGGTTCAGACCGGTTATTGAAGAACCTTCATCTCGACCTGGATGCCCTTGGAGGAGGCCTACAGTATGAG gACAGTGAAGCCAGTGGTGGAGCTCCAGCTGAGGAGAGAACAGAGCCAGAGTTGCAGGACTTGGCTCTATCTGGAGACCACAGCCCCGAACCTCCATCccaacag GACTCTGTGAGGGGCCGCCACCTCCGCCTGACCTCACTTGCGGGCCGCAGAAACCATGTCAGTAAGGAGGGGGCACGTCCTGAACAAGAGTTAAatgaggtggtggaggaggagcaggaggaggatgttcagagagagaagggagaggatgaaggaggaggggaagcagaggagggagggacggaggagaaaggagaggtaGGAAATGAGCTGGAAGATGGAGAGGCACAGGACGAGGAAGCAGATGAGAGAAAAAGCaaagaagagatggaggaggagcagggaggaaGTAAAAAGTCTATAGGAAGCaataaagaagaggaggaattaGAGAGTGATGAGGTAGAAGAGGAATGCTGCGAAGGCGGTGATGAAGACATAGATGAGGAAAATTGCGTTAAGACCAAAGACAAAGAAGAGAACGTAGAGAGTGACGAGGCAGTGGAGAGTTTAacggaggagaaggaagaggtgcaggaggaggatgttcagagagagaagggagaggatgaaggaggaggggaagcagaggagggagggacggaggagaaaagagaggtAGGAAATGAGCTGGAAGATGGAGAGGCACAGGACGAGGAAGCAGATGAGAGAAAAAGCaaagaagagatggaggaggagcagggaggaaGTAAAAAGTCTATAGAGAgcaagaaagaagaggaggaattaGAGAGCGATGAGGTAGAGGAGGAATGCTGTGAAGGCGTTGATGAAGACATAGGTGAGGAAAATTGCGTTAAGACCAAAGACAAAGAAGAGAACGTGGAGAGTGACGAGGCAGTGGAGAGTTTaacggaggagaaggaggagatgcAAGcggaagaagaaaaacagaaatttgAGGAAGGTAGCGAGGAAGTTGTGGAGAAATGCTTCAAAAGTGATCGAGGTGGAGGGAGTGAGAAAGGTGACAAAGAGAGGGATGAGCTTGAGGGAAGCGTAGATGACGAAGAAGGGCGGGATGAgagcgaggaagaggagcaggaggtaAATAGCGAAAGAGAGcaagagaaggaaaaagaggaggaggaggaagaggaggaggaggaggaagaggaggagaacgaTGACGCTTTGGAAAGATGCTCCCTGAGTCAGAGGAAGCTGTCAGAGAGTGACGAGGAGGTGTTAGAGAGACTGGAAGGAGACGACGAATCAGATACCTCAAAGCCCCAAACTGCAtcggaggatgaggaggaagtcGTGGAGGTCTTTGAGACTGGAACGTCTCGGGACCAAccagcaaagcaaagcaaggaGACGATGCCGAGTGACCTTAAAACGCTTGACCAAAAGAGAAAAACTGGCAAGATGGAGAATGTGACAAAAAAATCCCCCCTTCCTGCAGAG GAGTCTGAGGCCAGTGAGAACATTGAGGAGGCTTCATCCTCCATAGATGTCAAG CTGTCGGAGAAGGTTCTGGACATCAACGACCTGTCCGCCGCCGTCAGTCCACTGGAGAGAGACGGcaaagaggaaacaaaagaggaagaggagaatggAGGGGAGGCAAAGACAAAGAAGGCAGAGGCTGCCAAgag GCATTTGCAGGCTGCTGGCAAAGACAAACCTCCAGCTCCGAAAGTTGACCGACTCGTCCTCCATCAGTCCAGCCCTTCGCCCTCCCTCTCCAGCCCGTCCCACTCAGAGCAAGGTGTCGGGCTCCGTCTAAAAACTGAAAACCTCGGCACGTCTCCGGGGCTACAAAGGCCTGAGACCTCCAGAGGTCGGCTGGTCCGCACCTCCAACACTCAACACGAAGACGCTGAACTCCCCTTACAAAACCATGAGAGCCCACTGGAAGAAGAGCCAAGCTGGAGAATCCAGAaagggaggaagaaagaggaggaggaggaggaggagaggaagagggcagaacgagaggagaggagtctgagagagaggaaggaggtgagGGAGGAAAGGAAGACTGATCGAGATGTGGAGGACGAGAGGGAGGATatgatgaaggagaaggagaagagaatGCGTCTCCtccaggaggagctgaggagagaggaggaggaggaggagaggaagctgAAGGAGGAGAGCGAGGAAAGACTGAG GGCTCTGCAGCAGCGTCTCCTGTccaagaggagagaggaggaggccaGGCTGAATGAGGAGTCAGATAGGACGCTGGAGGAGCTCAGAGAGTCTGCCCACGggaagagggagaggcagcAACACCAACTCAG GGAGGAGAGCGAGGTCATGTTGAAGGAGTTACGCATCACTCTAGAGGAAGAGCGAGCAGCGGAGCGCGACAGACTGGAGGCCCAGAAGAGGAAGGACACCGAGCGTCTGAGGGCGGAGTCggaagaggagctgcaggcggagaggaggagaatccagggagagagggaggagaagctGAACTCTCTGAAACACGAG GTCAAAAtcccagagaggaggagggagctcATGAGTCCACGTCCTGAACAGCAGCTGTCGGAGTACCACCGAGAG CTGGCTGATGTTCTTAAGGAAGTGCGGGATGAAGTGCAGCGTGATCACGAGAGGAAGCTGGAGCAGCTGAGAGAGGACCACAGGAGAGAGATAAACAGCATCAGAGAGAAATACCTGGACGAG GAGACTGGTCAGAGGGCGCGCTTGCTTTCTAGTCTGCAGGACGACAGAGAGCATCTTCAGGCCTCGCACGCCATCGAACTGGAGAAACTCCGCTTGCAGCTcaacacacagatacaaaagACACAGCTGACGCACTCACGCAAG GAGTCAGAACTGGAGGATCTGGCAGATCAGATGGAGCTGAGAGCCAAAGAGCTGAAGAGCCAGGAGGCCATGCTGCACACCAAG GCAGCAGatctgaagaggaggaggaagaagcttggggaggaagaggaggaagtggacagacagatagag GCCTTACCCCGGCTGATCCAGGAGAGAGACCAGCTGacggaggagctggagaggatgagagaggagaaacaTCAAGCCAGAGAACTCCTCCAGAGagcgagggaggagaggagtgaggccaaggagggggaggagaggctGAGGttggagagacacagagacagggaAGAGAGCAGGAGGACTAATGAGGACAAGGAGCGACTGGAGAGTAAGGTGGCGCTGCTGCAGGACAGATGCGATCGTCTAACTCGAACAGTCAG TGAGCTGGAGCAAAGTGAAGGAGTGAGCGCCTCCCCCAGACCAGAACCGAAACATGACAAAAAGAAGGCAGAGAAAGCAGAGGCGACGGCGCCCCCCGGTGACATTAGAGACTCATCGCTACATGTAGAAGACCTGGACGAGCCGCCATGCTCCCCTGTACCTGACAGCCACAGCAGCATGGACGA ATTCCGACGCTACATCTCTTCGCATGGCGCATCCATCCAAAAAACCAAACAATTCTTGGAGAGGGAGAGCGGCCGGCTGATGGAGAGACAGGCAGCTCTGCGGGCGGCCCAGAGCAGCTCCTCCCAGGACCCCAACCAGGGTGGAGGGGTGACTGAGGAGATGATAAGAAACCTCCAGCAG GAGGCCAGAAACGTGGTGGAGCTGCAGCGGACGgttcagagaggaaacactcTCCTGCGGAGGAAAGAGGAGCAACTCCAGCAGCTAGAGAGCTCCATAGCTGAAGAG CCGCCGTTTGAGGATCTGTCTCGGCTGGCAGGAGAGAGGAAGGTGACCTTTGATGTGACTGAATCTGACCTCAGCAGCACTGTGGACCCACCAGATGGGACAG GAGGTAATCTCACTGTCCCGGACAAAGTCCAGGAGTTAGCAGAGTCCCTGCAGCATATCTCAAGGCAGCTCAACACTGTCCTGAGTGCGTTGGGTTCACTGGCCCAGAGGCAGAGCCCCACACCCTACACAGCCTTCCCTCTGCCTCTGTCTCAACCACACTCCACCCCAACCGCCACCTTCACCTCTGCTCCGCATCCCCCAATGAGGCTCTCAGAGCCGTCCTGGCACTGGGTGCCCCAAAGCACCTCCGCAGCCGCCCCTCTCTTCAGTACCCCCATCAGCAGCGGGCTGAGGGCTTCCGACGATCTCATCAACAGCCGATGGAGCCAGATATTCCCCA GAGCAGCTATGGACCCGATCGCCTCCAGCCCCATGGGGACGACCTCCGCATACCCATCATATACTCCTGCTAG TGAACATGGTCGTAGCCTGCAGTACATGCAGAAGTCGGTGGAGGTTGATGGCCAGAGGCTGCAGGGGCTGATTGACGTCAACAAGAGGTGGCTGGAAATGCGCAAGAAAGACACCAGCAT ACCTCTGTTCACTCGCTATCAAGCTCCTCCAACCAAGAGCAGCCTGGTCCAGCTGGGCCTGGACGATAACAACCAGATCAGAGTCTATCATTACTGA